In a single window of the Massilia oculi genome:
- a CDS encoding SMP-30/gluconolactonase/LRE family protein: MMDALLDAGHELGECVLWCERTGRLLWTDIPAATLWSHSPCSGRTVSWRMPERLCSFALTGSDDRLLLGLASGLAFFTFSTGKVTRIVDVEADNPSTRLNDGRCDRQGRFVFGMFNQDENPKRAVGGFYRLNLDLSLESLPLPHAAIANSICFSPDGRRMYFADSQEKAILYADYNPCSAEVGRVHTFVAADAAPGEPDGSTVDAEGYLWSTRWGAGQVMRFAPSGRLDRVIPLAAPQPSCPAFGGPDLSTLFVTSAHVGMTASDREAAPLSGALFHQPMDVRGLPEARFLHR; this comes from the coding sequence ATGATGGACGCGCTGCTGGACGCCGGGCACGAGCTCGGCGAATGCGTGCTGTGGTGCGAACGCACGGGCCGGCTGCTGTGGACCGACATCCCGGCCGCCACCCTGTGGTCGCATTCGCCGTGCAGCGGGCGCACCGTCTCCTGGCGCATGCCGGAGCGCCTGTGCAGCTTCGCGCTCACAGGCAGCGATGACCGCCTGCTGCTGGGGCTTGCGTCCGGCCTGGCCTTCTTTACTTTCTCGACCGGCAAGGTCACGCGCATCGTCGACGTCGAAGCGGATAATCCGTCGACCCGCCTGAACGACGGTCGCTGCGACCGCCAGGGACGCTTCGTGTTCGGCATGTTCAACCAGGACGAGAATCCGAAACGCGCGGTGGGCGGCTTCTATCGCCTCAACCTCGACCTGTCGCTCGAGTCGCTGCCGCTGCCCCATGCAGCGATCGCCAACAGCATCTGCTTCAGCCCCGACGGCCGCCGCATGTATTTCGCCGACTCGCAAGAGAAGGCCATCCTGTACGCCGACTACAACCCCTGCAGCGCCGAAGTCGGGCGGGTGCATACCTTCGTGGCGGCGGATGCCGCGCCGGGCGAACCGGATGGCTCCACGGTCGATGCCGAGGGCTATCTGTGGAGCACGCGCTGGGGCGCGGGGCAGGTGATGCGCTTCGCACCGAGCGGCAGGCTCGATCGGGTGATCCCGCTGGCCGCGCCGCAGCCGAGCTGCCCGGCGTTCGGCGGGCCGGATCTATCGACCTTGTTCGTCACTAGCGCCCACGTGGGCATGACGGCGTCCGACCGGGAGGCGGCGCCGCTGTCGGGCGCGCTATTCCACCAGCCGATGGACGTGCGCGGCCTGCCCGAAGCACGCTTTCTCCACCGCTGA
- a CDS encoding IlvD/Edd family dehydratase yields the protein MSGEQKKTPLRSAAWFGTQDKNGFMYRSWMKNQGIPDHEFQGKPIIGICNTWSELTPCNAHFRKLAEHVKRGILEAGGFPVEFPVFSNGESNLRPTAMLTRNLASMDVEESIRGNPMDAVVLLVGCDKTTPALLMGAASVDLPTIVVTGGPMLNGKLNGKDIGSGTAVWQLHEQAKAGAITMHEFLSAEAGHSRSAGTCNTMGTASTMACMAEALGTSLPHNAAIPAVDARRYVLAHMSGIRIVEMVHEDLRISRILKRENFENAIRVNAAIGGSTNAVIHLKAIAGRVGVPLELEDWTRIGKGTPTVVDLLPSGRYLMEEFYYAGGLPAVIRRLGEGGLIPNRDALTVNGKSLWENCFDAPIYNDEVVRQLDNPLIADGGICILRGNLAPRGAVLKPSAASPHLMRHRGRAVVFEDFDHYKARILDPDLDVDENCVLLMKNCGPKGYPGMAEVGNMGLPPKLLAKGITDMVRISDARMSGTAYGTVVLHVAPEAMAGGPLGIVQDGDMIQLDCHAGLLNVELSDEQIRARLADRAGKAAPVQHGGYQRLYLDHVMQADEGCDFDFLVGCRGSAVPKHSH from the coding sequence ATGTCCGGGGAACAGAAAAAGACGCCGTTGCGCTCGGCGGCGTGGTTCGGCACGCAAGACAAGAACGGTTTCATGTACCGCAGCTGGATGAAGAACCAGGGCATTCCCGACCACGAATTCCAGGGTAAACCGATCATCGGCATCTGCAATACCTGGTCCGAACTCACTCCCTGCAACGCCCATTTCCGCAAGCTGGCCGAACACGTCAAGCGCGGCATCCTGGAAGCCGGCGGCTTCCCGGTCGAATTCCCCGTGTTCTCGAACGGCGAATCGAACCTGCGTCCGACCGCCATGCTGACCCGTAACCTGGCGTCGATGGACGTCGAGGAGTCCATCCGCGGCAATCCGATGGACGCCGTGGTGCTGCTGGTCGGCTGCGACAAGACCACGCCGGCCCTGCTGATGGGGGCGGCCAGCGTCGACCTGCCCACCATCGTCGTCACCGGCGGCCCGATGCTCAACGGTAAACTGAACGGCAAGGACATCGGTTCCGGCACCGCCGTCTGGCAGCTGCACGAGCAGGCCAAGGCCGGCGCCATCACGATGCACGAATTCCTGTCGGCCGAAGCGGGGCACTCGCGTTCGGCCGGCACCTGCAACACCATGGGCACGGCATCCACGATGGCCTGCATGGCCGAGGCGCTGGGCACCTCGCTGCCGCACAACGCGGCGATCCCCGCCGTCGATGCGCGGCGCTACGTGCTGGCCCATATGTCGGGCATCCGCATCGTCGAGATGGTGCACGAAGACCTGCGCATCTCCAGGATCCTCAAGCGCGAGAACTTCGAGAATGCGATCCGCGTGAATGCGGCGATCGGCGGTTCGACCAATGCCGTGATCCACCTGAAGGCGATCGCCGGCCGCGTCGGCGTGCCGCTCGAACTCGAGGACTGGACCCGCATCGGCAAGGGCACCCCGACCGTGGTGGACCTGCTGCCGTCGGGCCGCTACCTGATGGAAGAGTTCTATTACGCCGGCGGCCTGCCGGCGGTGATCCGGCGCCTGGGCGAGGGCGGCCTGATTCCGAACCGGGACGCATTGACCGTCAACGGCAAGTCGCTGTGGGAAAACTGCTTTGACGCGCCGATCTACAACGACGAGGTGGTGCGCCAGCTGGACAATCCGCTGATCGCGGACGGCGGCATCTGCATCCTGCGCGGAAACCTGGCGCCGCGCGGCGCGGTGCTCAAACCGTCGGCGGCGTCGCCGCACCTGATGCGGCACCGCGGCCGCGCGGTGGTGTTCGAGGACTTCGACCACTACAAGGCGCGGATCCTCGATCCCGACCTGGACGTGGACGAGAACTGCGTGCTGTTGATGAAGAACTGCGGGCCGAAGGGCTATCCGGGCATGGCTGAAGTGGGCAATATGGGCCTGCCGCCCAAGCTGCTGGCCAAGGGCATCACCGACATGGTGCGCATCTCGGACGCGCGCATGAGCGGCACCGCCTACGGCACCGTGGTGCTGCACGTGGCGCCGGAAGCGATGGCCGGCGGCCCGCTGGGCATCGTGCAGGACGGCGACATGATCCAGCTCGACTGCCATGCCGGCCTGCTCAATGTGGAACTGAGCGATGAACAGATCCGCGCGCGGCTGGCGGATCGGGCCGGGAAAGCCGCGCCCGTGCAGCATGGCGGTTACCAGCGGCTGTACCTGGACCACGTGATGCAGGCCGATGAGGGGTGCGACTTCGACTTTCTGGTGGGCTGTCGCGGGTCGGCGGTGCCGAAGCATTCCCACTGA
- a CDS encoding SDR family NAD(P)-dependent oxidoreductase, with product MEQMGNYPSLRDKRVFVTGGGTGIGEAIVQAFVEQGAVVAFVDIARQASEALCARLADAGTHAPVYRHCDITDIPALQRTMAELAAQLGDFDVLVNNAANDQRHDIQDVSLDYWNERIAINQRPMFFTCQAVLPGMRKKGGGAIINFSSMSWHAKGAGYPVYATTKAAVIGLTRSLARDLGPFGVRVNTVTPGWVMTQRQVDLWVDAAAEVEIRKAQCLPGKLMPDDVARMVLFLGADDSRMCTAQDFVVDAGWT from the coding sequence ATGGAACAAATGGGGAACTACCCCAGCCTGCGGGACAAGCGGGTATTCGTGACGGGAGGCGGCACCGGCATCGGCGAAGCGATCGTTCAGGCCTTCGTGGAGCAGGGTGCGGTGGTCGCCTTCGTCGACATCGCGCGTCAGGCCAGCGAGGCCCTGTGCGCGCGGCTGGCGGATGCGGGGACGCATGCGCCGGTCTACCGCCATTGCGACATCACCGACATCCCGGCGCTGCAGCGCACGATGGCGGAACTGGCCGCGCAGCTGGGCGACTTCGACGTCCTCGTCAACAATGCCGCGAACGACCAGCGCCACGACATCCAGGACGTCTCGCTCGACTACTGGAACGAGCGCATCGCCATCAACCAGCGTCCGATGTTCTTCACCTGCCAGGCGGTCCTGCCGGGAATGAGGAAGAAGGGCGGCGGCGCCATCATCAATTTCAGCTCGATGTCGTGGCATGCAAAGGGCGCCGGATATCCGGTCTACGCCACCACCAAGGCGGCCGTGATCGGCCTCACGCGCAGCCTGGCGCGCGACCTGGGACCGTTCGGAGTGCGCGTCAATACGGTCACGCCGGGTTGGGTGATGACCCAGCGCCAGGTGGATCTGTGGGTCGACGCCGCGGCGGAAGTCGAGATCAGGAAGGCGCAGTGCCTGCCGGGCAAGCTGATGCCTGACGACGTCGCGCGCATGGTGCTGTTCCTCGGCGCCGACGACAGCAGGATGTGCACGGCGCAGGATTTTGTCGTGGATGCCGGCTGGACCTGA
- a CDS encoding porin, with protein sequence MKHKILAIALVSALPLVAQAQTSVTMYGMIDASIGVENTDAPGESSRTVVSSGTQSASRLGFRGTEDLGNGLKALFNIEAAVAADTGATNSRLFDRRAVVGLQGAFGTVTVGREYGPIAAVASASDTLGQGFYGSNLVAFSANRLTRRLDNSVNYQSNALNGFTLRAAYGAGERNETATQDTGDITGVSLEYANAGFYVGAAYQNKEDLPSGDSKEYGVGLGYKFGDFEVRGGYLASDPELAGGINNKYEQMNAGVSYGFGANRVYLNYQQQEQEIGDAEGKAITLAYTYTLSKRTNVYASYAKLRNNSTGVFSLAGSGSPIAMPATAFGSDPQVYNIGVRHSF encoded by the coding sequence ATGAAGCACAAAATTCTTGCCATCGCCCTCGTGTCGGCACTGCCGCTGGTCGCCCAAGCACAAACCAGCGTCACCATGTACGGCATGATCGACGCCTCGATCGGCGTCGAAAACACCGATGCGCCAGGCGAAAGCAGCCGTACCGTCGTGTCGTCGGGCACCCAGTCGGCAAGCCGTCTCGGCTTCCGCGGTACTGAAGACCTGGGCAATGGCCTGAAAGCACTGTTCAACATCGAAGCCGCTGTTGCCGCCGACACCGGCGCGACCAACTCGCGTCTGTTCGACCGCCGCGCCGTGGTCGGCCTGCAAGGCGCCTTCGGTACCGTGACCGTCGGCCGTGAATACGGCCCGATCGCTGCCGTCGCCAGCGCTTCGGACACCCTGGGCCAGGGCTTCTACGGCTCGAACCTGGTTGCATTCAGCGCTAACCGCCTGACCCGCCGCCTGGACAACTCGGTCAACTACCAGAGCAACGCCCTGAACGGCTTCACCCTGCGCGCAGCCTACGGCGCAGGCGAGCGTAACGAGACCGCGACGCAAGACACCGGCGACATCACCGGCGTGTCGCTGGAATACGCGAACGCAGGCTTCTACGTCGGCGCCGCCTACCAGAACAAGGAAGACCTGCCATCGGGCGACAGCAAGGAATACGGCGTCGGCCTGGGCTACAAGTTCGGCGACTTCGAAGTCCGCGGCGGCTACCTGGCTTCGGATCCGGAACTGGCTGGCGGCATCAACAACAAGTACGAGCAGATGAACGCCGGTGTGTCGTACGGCTTCGGCGCCAACCGCGTCTACCTGAACTACCAGCAGCAAGAGCAGGAAATCGGCGATGCCGAAGGCAAGGCAATCACCCTGGCCTACACCTACACCCTGTCGAAGCGCACCAACGTGTACGCTTCGTACGCCAAGCTGCGCAACAACAGCACCGGCGTGTTCTCGCTGGCCGGCTCGGGCAGCCCGATCGCCATGCCTGCAACCGCCTTCGGTTCGGACCCACAGGTCTACAACATCGGCGTGCGTCACTCGTTCTAA
- a CDS encoding glycoside hydrolase family 97 protein has product MTAFRLTALLVVGTLCAQAHAAPLTSPDRHIAVDVNVSPAGALTYAVTRDGNPVILPSSLGIAVQGADLTQGLTLAASSPVKPIEDRYELATAKKRHITYRANEQTHTVRNAQGQAMDVTFRVSNDGVAFRYRVAGKNLKFVRETTGFAFDKSTKAWLQPMAVAQTGWSNTNPSYEEHYQREIPVGTPSTLGAGWVFPALLRSGDTWVALTEANLDGSFHASRLHTDSRGGVYRLDVPAPPEVFTNGALLAESTGDLLTPWRIVALGSLRTLVESTLGTDLAAPAIAFDKAKVQPGHASWSWALLKDDGTCIDTQKRFVDYAADMGWDYTLVDADWDRKIGFGRMRELVAYAAAKKIGILVWYNSSGAWNKTPYTPKGALLTAAARAREFARLRDMGVKGVKVDFFAGDGKSMIAYYVDMLQDAADAGLLVNFHGATLPRGWSRTFPNLMTVEAVKGFEFTTFDQKDQDAMPPHAAMLPFSRNLFDPMDYTPLVFGDIPRIRRVTRNGFELAEAVLFLSGIQHFAERPEGMAGVPDYVKNLLRDLPRSWDDVRFIDGYPGRHAVIARKSGDSWYVAGFNADNEERSVDLDLSFIAGRSGTLTTDGDGERAFVQTPIKAGKTSIGIKPRGGFVAVFK; this is encoded by the coding sequence ATGACCGCATTCCGCCTCACCGCATTGCTCGTCGTTGGAACACTCTGCGCGCAAGCGCATGCCGCACCGCTCACCAGCCCTGACCGGCACATCGCGGTCGACGTCAACGTGTCGCCGGCGGGCGCGCTGACCTATGCCGTCACCCGCGACGGCAATCCCGTCATCCTGCCGTCAAGCCTGGGCATCGCCGTGCAAGGCGCCGACCTGACTCAGGGCTTGACGCTGGCCGCCAGCTCCCCGGTCAAGCCGATCGAAGACCGCTACGAACTGGCCACCGCCAAGAAGCGCCACATCACCTACCGCGCCAACGAACAGACCCATACCGTGCGCAACGCCCAGGGCCAGGCGATGGACGTGACCTTCCGCGTCTCGAACGACGGCGTCGCCTTCCGCTACCGCGTCGCCGGCAAGAACCTCAAGTTCGTACGCGAAACCACGGGCTTCGCCTTCGACAAGTCCACGAAAGCCTGGCTGCAGCCGATGGCGGTCGCCCAGACCGGCTGGTCGAACACGAATCCCTCCTACGAAGAACACTACCAGCGCGAGATCCCGGTCGGCACCCCGTCCACGCTCGGCGCCGGCTGGGTCTTCCCGGCGCTGCTGCGCAGCGGCGACACCTGGGTCGCGCTCACGGAGGCGAACCTGGACGGCAGCTTCCACGCCTCGCGCCTGCACACCGATTCGCGCGGCGGCGTCTACCGCCTCGACGTCCCGGCCCCGCCGGAGGTGTTCACGAACGGCGCGCTGCTGGCCGAGTCGACGGGCGACCTGCTCACGCCGTGGCGCATCGTCGCACTGGGCAGCCTGCGCACGCTGGTCGAATCGACGCTCGGGACCGATCTCGCGGCGCCTGCGATCGCCTTCGACAAGGCCAAGGTCCAGCCCGGCCACGCATCCTGGAGCTGGGCGCTGCTCAAGGACGACGGCACCTGTATCGACACCCAGAAGCGCTTCGTGGACTACGCCGCCGACATGGGGTGGGATTACACGCTGGTCGATGCCGACTGGGACCGCAAGATCGGCTTTGGGCGCATGCGCGAGCTGGTCGCCTATGCCGCCGCGAAGAAGATCGGCATCCTGGTCTGGTACAACTCGTCCGGCGCCTGGAACAAGACGCCATATACTCCGAAAGGGGCGCTGCTCACCGCCGCAGCGCGTGCGCGCGAGTTCGCGCGCCTGCGCGACATGGGCGTCAAGGGCGTCAAGGTCGACTTCTTCGCCGGCGACGGCAAGTCGATGATCGCCTATTACGTCGACATGCTGCAGGACGCGGCCGATGCCGGCCTGCTGGTGAACTTCCACGGCGCCACCTTGCCGCGCGGCTGGTCGCGCACCTTCCCGAACCTGATGACGGTGGAGGCGGTGAAGGGCTTCGAGTTCACCACCTTCGACCAAAAGGACCAGGATGCGATGCCGCCGCACGCGGCCATGCTGCCGTTTTCCCGCAACCTGTTCGACCCGATGGACTACACGCCGCTGGTATTCGGCGACATCCCCAGGATCAGACGCGTCACCCGCAACGGCTTCGAGCTGGCCGAGGCGGTGCTGTTCCTGTCCGGAATCCAGCACTTCGCCGAGCGGCCCGAAGGCATGGCCGGCGTTCCCGATTACGTGAAGAACCTGCTGCGCGACCTGCCGCGCAGCTGGGACGACGTGCGTTTCATCGACGGCTACCCGGGCCGCCATGCGGTCATCGCGAGAAAAAGCGGCGACAGCTGGTATGTGGCCGGATTCAATGCCGACAATGAAGAGCGCAGTGTCGACCTCGACCTCTCGTTTATCGCGGGACGCAGTGGAACCTTGACCACCGACGGCGATGGCGAGCGCGCGTTCGTCCAGACCCCGATCAAGGCCGGCAAGACCAGCATCGGCATCAAACCACGCGGCGGCTTCGTCGCGGTATTCAAATAA
- a CDS encoding aldose epimerase family protein: MQTGITQAPFGQLPDGRAITQFTLTNANGMVAKIIDYGGVITELHAPDRDGNFADVVLGFGSLEPYRTDSPYIGALIGRYGNRIRHGRFTLDGHEVKLPVNNGSNHLHGGPDGFDRVKWEATVIGASLRLQYRSVDGEMGYPGNLDATVTYTLNDDNELVVSFHAVTDKATPVNLTQHSYFNLAGDGDILGHVLSIEADTFVAIDAESIPTGELTPVTGTPFDFRTPRPIGERIGQADKQLRHGGGYDHNFVLNKPRDKALSRAARAYDPGSGRVLELWTEEPGVQFYSGNFLDGSLAGKGRTYQYRSGFCLEPQHFPDSPNQPQFPNAILRPGQVYQTESRFRFLVEPGA, from the coding sequence GTGCAAACCGGTATCACGCAAGCGCCATTCGGCCAGCTGCCCGACGGCAGGGCCATCACCCAGTTCACGCTGACCAATGCCAACGGCATGGTGGCGAAGATCATCGACTATGGCGGCGTCATCACCGAGCTGCATGCGCCCGACCGCGACGGCAACTTCGCCGACGTGGTACTGGGTTTCGGTTCGCTTGAGCCCTACAGGACGGACAGCCCGTATATTGGCGCGCTGATCGGCCGCTACGGCAACCGCATCCGGCATGGACGCTTCACGCTCGACGGACATGAAGTGAAACTGCCGGTCAATAACGGCAGCAACCACCTGCATGGCGGGCCGGATGGCTTCGACCGCGTCAAATGGGAGGCCACGGTCATCGGTGCCAGCCTGCGCCTGCAGTATCGCAGCGTCGATGGCGAGATGGGCTATCCAGGCAACCTCGATGCGACCGTCACCTACACGCTCAACGACGATAACGAGCTGGTCGTGTCCTTCCACGCCGTCACCGACAAGGCGACGCCCGTCAACCTGACCCAGCACAGCTATTTCAACCTGGCCGGCGACGGCGACATCCTCGGCCACGTCCTGAGCATCGAGGCCGACACTTTCGTGGCCATCGATGCCGAATCGATCCCGACCGGCGAACTGACGCCGGTGACGGGCACGCCATTCGACTTCCGCACGCCGCGTCCGATCGGCGAGCGTATCGGCCAGGCGGACAAGCAGCTGCGCCATGGCGGCGGCTACGACCATAACTTCGTGCTCAACAAGCCGCGGGACAAGGCCTTGAGCCGGGCGGCGCGCGCGTACGATCCGGGCTCGGGGCGCGTGCTGGAATTGTGGACCGAGGAGCCGGGCGTCCAGTTCTACAGCGGTAACTTCCTCGACGGCTCGCTCGCTGGCAAGGGCAGGACCTACCAGTACCGCAGCGGCTTTTGCCTGGAGCCGCAGCACTTCCCGGATTCGCCGAACCAGCCGCAATTCCCGAACGCGATCCTGCGTCCGGGGCAGGTGTACCAGACCGAGTCGCGCTTCCGTTTCCTGGTGGAGCCGGGCGCATGA
- a CDS encoding methyl-accepting chemotaxis protein, producing the protein MKLANLNIGKRLALGYGVICAMLVLMIVMSNAMLGRINAGTNEIVNGRMPRIELTNRVQAEVNDIAIALRNMLLSSDAADHARQVDAIMTSRKAIDDILVQMKDALANPKAVALLEQMSKEAALYKTGQDAMIKHIAAGETEAAHAMLSEELRPLLRRLKQATGEQIALQNEIASQAALEAAATYRSTSMLMWGLGGGALGLAALVAWRITRSITQPLGRALEVANTVAAGDLTSRIEVTSRDETGQLLQALKTMNESLARTVGTVRVGTDTIAVAAGQVAVGSQDLSSRTEQQASALEEAASSMEELTSTVRQNADNARQANVLADAASNVAARGGAVIAQVVGTMDAINASSSKINDIIGVIDGIAFQTNILALNAAVEAARAGEQGRGFAVVASEVRNLAQRSAAAAKEIKGLIGDSSGKVADGSRLVAEAGATMVEIVDSVRRVTDIMSEISSASLEQTEGIEQINVAVAQMDEGTQQNAALVEEAAAAAAALREQSTRLAQAVAVFRIDGEQMLAASTASVDVAPARVAPPVRPVLAANKPRPVVRPAAARSTAMANAGDWEEF; encoded by the coding sequence ATGAAACTCGCAAACCTGAATATCGGAAAACGGCTCGCCCTGGGCTATGGCGTGATCTGCGCCATGCTGGTGCTGATGATCGTGATGAGTAACGCGATGCTGGGCCGGATCAATGCCGGCACCAATGAGATCGTCAACGGACGGATGCCGCGCATCGAGCTGACCAACAGGGTGCAGGCCGAGGTCAACGACATCGCGATCGCGCTGCGCAATATGCTGCTGAGCAGCGACGCGGCAGACCATGCGCGCCAGGTCGATGCCATCATGACGTCGCGTAAGGCGATCGACGATATCCTGGTCCAGATGAAGGATGCGCTGGCCAACCCGAAAGCGGTCGCGCTGCTCGAACAGATGAGCAAGGAAGCCGCGCTGTACAAGACGGGCCAGGATGCGATGATCAAGCACATCGCCGCCGGCGAGACGGAGGCGGCGCACGCAATGCTGTCGGAAGAGCTGCGTCCCCTGTTGCGGCGACTCAAGCAGGCGACCGGCGAACAGATCGCGCTGCAGAACGAGATCGCCAGCCAGGCGGCGCTCGAGGCCGCAGCCACCTATCGCAGCACCAGCATGCTGATGTGGGGCCTGGGCGGCGGCGCCCTGGGGCTGGCGGCACTGGTGGCATGGCGGATCACCCGTTCCATCACACAGCCCCTGGGCCGTGCGCTGGAAGTGGCCAACACCGTTGCCGCCGGCGACCTCACCAGCCGCATCGAGGTCACCAGCCGCGACGAGACCGGCCAGCTGCTGCAGGCCCTCAAGACCATGAACGAGAGCCTGGCGCGCACCGTCGGCACCGTGCGCGTGGGGACCGACACCATCGCGGTGGCGGCCGGCCAGGTGGCGGTCGGCAGCCAGGACCTGTCGAGCCGCACCGAGCAGCAGGCCTCGGCGCTGGAAGAAGCGGCATCCTCGATGGAAGAGCTGACCTCGACCGTGCGCCAGAACGCCGACAATGCGCGCCAGGCCAATGTGCTGGCCGACGCCGCATCGAACGTGGCGGCCCGCGGCGGCGCCGTGATCGCGCAGGTGGTGGGCACCATGGACGCGATCAATGCATCCTCGAGCAAGATCAACGACATCATCGGGGTCATCGACGGCATCGCCTTCCAGACCAATATCCTGGCGCTGAATGCGGCGGTGGAAGCGGCGCGCGCCGGCGAGCAGGGCCGCGGCTTCGCCGTGGTGGCGAGCGAGGTGCGCAACCTTGCCCAGCGCTCGGCGGCGGCGGCCAAGGAGATCAAGGGTCTCATCGGCGACTCGAGCGGCAAGGTGGCCGACGGCAGCCGGCTGGTGGCCGAAGCCGGCGCCACGATGGTGGAGATCGTCGACAGCGTGCGCCGGGTGACCGACATCATGAGCGAGATCAGCTCGGCCAGCCTGGAGCAGACCGAGGGCATCGAGCAGATCAACGTGGCGGTGGCGCAGATGGACGAGGGCACCCAGCAGAACGCGGCCCTGGTCGAGGAAGCGGCGGCAGCGGCGGCGGCGCTGCGCGAGCAGTCGACCCGGCTGGCGCAGGCGGTGGCGGTGTTCCGGATCGATGGCGAGCAGATGCTGGCGGCATCGACCGCTTCGGTGGATGTGGCGCCGGCGCGGGTGGCGCCGCCGGTGCGTCCGGTGCTGGCGGCGAACAAGCCCAGGCCGGTCGTGCGCCCGGCTGCGGCGCGATCGACAGCGATGGCGAACGCGGGCGATTGGGAAGAATTCTGA
- a CDS encoding family 43 glycosylhydrolase: MKTRWQIEGKPVLPGKPEHGCETVGLRVDERPSVLRRKGRIFISYSASATDHNHAMDLLWAVAHAGLPGPGSWTKSAQPVLRTCYDHGVDAPGHDSFTHAEGDDTVMLVFSDRHTFVKPSRRDEQGMPVSGRPSTY; the protein is encoded by the coding sequence ATGAAGACGCGATGGCAGATCGAGGGCAAGCCGGTCCTGCCCGGCAAGCCTGAACACGGCTGCGAGACGGTCGGCTTGCGCGTCGACGAGCGACCATCGGTGTTGCGCCGCAAGGGCAGGATCTTCATCAGCTACTCGGCCAGCGCCACCGACCACAATCACGCGATGGACCTGCTGTGGGCCGTCGCGCATGCCGGCCTTCCCGGCCCAGGATCGTGGACCAAGTCGGCGCAGCCCGTTCTGCGCACGTGCTACGATCACGGCGTCGATGCCCCGGGCCACGACAGCTTCACCCATGCCGAAGGCGACGACACCGTCATGCTGGTCTTTTCGGACCGCCACACCTTCGTGAAGCCGTCGCGCCGGGACGAACAGGGCATGCCGGTGTCCGGCCGTCCTTCCACTTATTGA
- the araD1 gene encoding AraD1 family protein, which yields MLLVQFLNESNERRVGILNDATIRVLDGYATTLELARAAIAQGKGLAALADAAAGAGRVDYDDLARAGRILPPVDHPDPAHCYVTGTGLTHLGSADTRDSMHKKIGGDIEALSDSMKMFRLGVEGGKPAPGTPGVQPEWFYKGDGSIVRGSGQDLDMPAFSLDGGEEPEIAGLYLIGDAGQPYRLGYAIGNEFSDHVTERQNYLYLAHSKLRNCGVGPALLVGELPAHVEGVSRVIGLDGQVRWEKAFVSGEQNMSHTLENLEYHHFKYGLFKRAGDVHVHFFGTATLSFADGVQVKAGEIFEVEAPAFGPALRNRLAVHDAPYVKVRRL from the coding sequence ATGCTGCTCGTCCAATTTCTGAACGAATCGAATGAACGCCGCGTCGGCATCCTGAACGACGCCACCATCCGCGTCCTCGACGGTTACGCCACCACGCTGGAACTGGCGCGCGCCGCGATCGCGCAAGGCAAGGGGCTGGCCGCACTCGCCGATGCGGCGGCCGGCGCCGGCCGCGTCGACTACGACGACCTCGCCCGGGCCGGTCGCATCCTGCCCCCGGTCGACCATCCCGACCCTGCCCATTGCTACGTCACCGGCACCGGCCTGACCCACCTGGGCAGCGCCGACACGCGCGACAGCATGCACAAGAAGATCGGCGGCGACATCGAGGCCCTGAGCGACAGCATGAAGATGTTCCGCCTGGGCGTCGAAGGCGGCAAGCCGGCGCCGGGCACGCCCGGTGTGCAGCCGGAATGGTTCTACAAGGGCGACGGCTCGATCGTGCGTGGCAGCGGCCAGGACCTCGACATGCCGGCCTTCTCGCTCGACGGCGGCGAGGAGCCGGAGATCGCCGGCCTGTACCTGATCGGCGACGCCGGCCAGCCCTACCGCCTGGGCTATGCGATCGGCAACGAGTTCTCGGACCACGTCACCGAACGCCAGAACTACCTCTACCTGGCGCATTCCAAGCTGCGCAACTGCGGTGTCGGCCCCGCGCTGCTGGTCGGCGAGCTGCCGGCCCACGTGGAGGGCGTGTCGCGCGTCATCGGCCTGGACGGCCAGGTGCGCTGGGAGAAGGCCTTCGTCAGCGGCGAGCAGAATATGTCGCACACGCTGGAAAACCTCGAATACCACCATTTCAAATATGGCCTGTTCAAGCGCGCCGGCGACGTGCACGTGCATTTTTTCGGTACAGCGACCCTGAGCTTTGCCGATGGCGTCCAGGTCAAGGCAGGCGAGATCTTCGAGGTCGAAGCGCCGGCCTTTGGCCCGGCCCTGCGCAATCGCCTGGCCGTGCATGACGCCCCGTATGTGAAGGTCAGGCGCTTATGA